From Saccopteryx leptura isolate mSacLep1 chromosome 3, mSacLep1_pri_phased_curated, whole genome shotgun sequence, one genomic window encodes:
- the ERFL gene encoding ETS domain-containing transcription factor ERF-like, whose product MDCSCVSDLLFAPPALPALWTPGFAFPDWAYKPESSPGSRQIQLWHFILELLQKEEYQGVIAWQGDYGEFVIKDPDEVARLWGIRKCKPHMNYDKLSRALRYYYNKRILHKTKGKRFTYKFNFSKVVLVNYPLLDVAAATTGSPLLLSPGPFGGASGPDAPPLTPETLQTLFSAPRLGELGARAPLFTPETDKLRLDSPFPFLGSGAAGYSKPPSLLGPYSRAFPEYPWNFNPYLAGPFPKLPPSLYPPHFYPNPLASSLGHLPSAGAGAGPTATPLLAATGEGLGAEHPSGLGAPRLTLPGAGGPEATLGGKEDSDSELEITDVSGCSSDSEGDEGLPMPPKAKAGKGGVGS is encoded by the exons ATGGACTGTAGCTGCGTCTCCGACCTTCTCTTCGCCCCGCCTGCCCTGCCGGCTCTCTGGACCCCCG GCTTTGCCTTCCCGGATTGGGCCTACAAGCCGGAGTCGTCCCCCGGCTCAAGGCAGATCCAGCTGTGGCACTTTATCCTGGAGCTGCTGCAGAAGGAGGAGTACCAGGGTGTCATCGCCTGGCAGGGGGACTACGGGGAATTTGTCATCAAGGACCCTGATGAGGTGGCTCGGCTCTGGGGCATCCGCAAGTGCAAACCCCACATGAACTACGACAAGCTGAGCCGGGCCCTGCG ctaCTATTACAACAAGCGGATTCTTCACAAGACCAAAGGGAAGAGGTTCACCTACAAGTTCAACTTCAGCAAAGTAGTGCTTGTCAATTACCCACTGCTGGATGTGGCAGCAGCCACCACGGGCTCCCCACTCTTGCTGAGCCCTGGTCCCTTTGGAGGGGCCTCTGGGCCAGATGCTCCCCCCCTCACCCCTGAG ACCCTGCAGACCCTGTTCTCTGCCCCACGCCTGGGAGAGCTGGGGGCCCGAGCACCCCTGTTCACCCCCGAGACGGACAAACTGCGTCTGGACAGCCCTTTCCCATTCCTGGGCTCTG GTGCCGCTGGCTATTCCAAGCCCCCTAGCCTGCTGGGTCCTTACAGCCGAGCCTTCCCAGAGTACCCCTGGAACTTTAACCCATACCTTGCTGGCCCCTTCCCCaagctgcctccctctctctacccCCCACACTTCTACCCTAACCCTCTGGCCAGCTCCCTGGGCCACCTGCCTtcagcaggggctggggcaggcccCACAGCCACACCCCTACTGGCTGCCACAGGGGAGGGCTTGGGCGCTGAGCACCCCTCAGGCCTGGGAGCCCCCCGCCTGACACTGCCAGGGGCCGGGGGGCCAGAGGCCAcactgggagggaaggaggacagCGACTCTGAGCTGGAGATCACAGATGTCAGCGGCTGCAGCTCTGACAGCGAGGGCGACGAGGGCCTCCCCATGCCTCCCAAGGCCAAGGCTGGCAAAGGAGGGGTCGGCAGCTGA